The Halobaculum sp. MBLA0143 genome includes a region encoding these proteins:
- a CDS encoding FAD-binding protein yields the protein MDEETSDRAWDAVVVGGGVAGLTAATFLARADEATLVVDAGGSILRRNAHLENFPGFPDGVDPRRLLSLQTEQAATAGATHATGRVTDVTAVEDGFRVTVAGGDPEDGTSDAGDPNDETDDGNTRDVGDSDATDATDATDATDATDGDAGDEPNDTTVLTTNRIVAATKNAVGYLDGVGVDLREHGKTFVETDERGRTGVPGLYAAGRLAGKPHQAAVCAGHGAEVAVTVLEDSDEPFYHDWVTPAGYFTDRGREVPPGCEEIDAAERERRGETARTATRETFAEPHPEPQETHPSLEPRGDET from the coding sequence ATGGACGAGGAGACGAGCGACCGAGCGTGGGACGCCGTCGTCGTCGGCGGTGGTGTCGCCGGACTGACGGCGGCGACGTTCCTCGCACGGGCAGACGAGGCGACGCTGGTGGTGGACGCCGGGGGGTCGATCCTCCGTCGTAACGCACACCTGGAGAACTTCCCGGGGTTCCCGGACGGTGTGGACCCCAGACGACTCCTGAGTCTCCAGACCGAGCAGGCCGCGACGGCCGGCGCGACCCACGCCACCGGCCGCGTGACCGACGTGACCGCGGTCGAGGACGGCTTCCGGGTGACCGTCGCCGGCGGCGACCCAGAGGACGGCACGAGCGACGCGGGCGACCCGAACGACGAGACGGACGACGGTAACACCCGCGACGTTGGCGATAGCGACGCGACCGACGCGACCGACGCGACCGACGCGACCGACGCGACCGACGGCGACGCAGGCGACGAGCCGAACGACACGACAGTGCTCACGACGAATCGGATCGTCGCGGCGACGAAGAACGCGGTCGGCTACCTCGACGGCGTCGGCGTCGATCTCCGGGAGCACGGGAAGACGTTCGTCGAGACGGACGAGCGCGGCCGGACGGGCGTTCCGGGGTTGTACGCGGCCGGACGGCTGGCGGGCAAGCCACACCAGGCGGCCGTCTGTGCCGGCCACGGTGCCGAGGTCGCGGTGACGGTGTTGGAGGACTCCGACGAGCCGTTCTACCACGACTGGGTGACACCGGCCGGCTACTTCACCGACCGCGGCCGCGAGGTACCGCCGGGCTGTGAGGAGATCGACGCCGCAGAACGCGAGCGCCGGGGGGAGACCGCCCGGACGGCGACCCGCGAGACGTTCGCGGAGCCACACCCGGAGCCACAGGAGACACACCCGTCGTTGGAGCCGCGGGGTGACGAGACGTGA
- a CDS encoding PQQ-binding-like beta-propeller repeat protein translates to MTRQPTRRGLLAAGLTAATAGCGGVVPDADDPPTETEWPTRGGDPAGSYHTTASGAPTDDPELLWRATADEISPGQEPIVYGGRIYPAQDTPVRVETATGAVDRDGVSFRSTPAVAVSDGYRNATVVGLRNTHASETLLGPEFLGAFVAVNADPVAGPRTRWRWRYPGPPGAVTPWDMDSPVAPVAAGDRVLFGGRFYVENVTERRAFGGVVAVDTGSGRTLWRHRETDDGDPVPFGRPSVYDGRVYVGSLRGTVYGFELAGGRRVWTHGLDDDVRSPAAVVGAPDAVVTVTPNALVGLDHADGTQLWRTPFEGRFDPATRQAITVGDGSVYLPINPGGGNETALSAFDAATGERQWRVVVARLSGTPVLADGLLYYGDGGGVAAHAAADGSRQFRTDVDGAAALGTPAIDDDALYVVGDGTVYALGGT, encoded by the coding sequence GTGACACGACAGCCGACGCGTCGTGGCCTCCTCGCGGCCGGGCTGACGGCGGCGACGGCGGGCTGTGGCGGAGTGGTCCCGGACGCGGACGACCCCCCGACCGAGACGGAGTGGCCGACGCGGGGCGGCGACCCGGCGGGGAGCTACCACACGACCGCGAGCGGCGCACCGACGGACGACCCGGAGCTACTGTGGCGGGCGACCGCAGACGAGATCTCCCCCGGCCAGGAGCCGATCGTGTACGGCGGTCGGATCTACCCCGCGCAGGACACGCCGGTGAGGGTGGAGACGGCGACGGGTGCCGTGGACCGCGACGGCGTCTCGTTCCGGTCGACGCCGGCCGTGGCCGTCTCCGACGGCTACCGGAACGCGACGGTCGTCGGGCTCCGCAACACCCACGCGAGCGAGACGCTGCTGGGGCCGGAGTTCCTGGGCGCGTTCGTCGCGGTCAACGCCGACCCCGTGGCCGGTCCCCGGACGCGCTGGCGGTGGCGCTACCCCGGACCGCCCGGGGCCGTGACGCCCTGGGACATGGACTCCCCGGTCGCGCCCGTCGCGGCCGGCGACCGCGTCCTCTTCGGCGGCCGGTTCTACGTCGAGAACGTCACCGAGCGGCGAGCGTTCGGCGGAGTCGTCGCCGTCGACACCGGGAGCGGCCGGACGCTGTGGCGACACCGCGAGACGGACGACGGCGATCCGGTGCCGTTCGGGCGCCCGTCCGTCTACGACGGCCGGGTGTACGTGGGGTCGCTGCGTGGCACCGTCTACGGCTTCGAGCTGGCAGGGGGACGGCGCGTCTGGACCCACGGTCTCGACGACGACGTTCGATCGCCGGCGGCGGTCGTCGGCGCGCCGGACGCGGTCGTCACCGTCACGCCGAACGCTCTCGTCGGGCTGGACCACGCCGACGGGACGCAACTGTGGCGCACACCGTTCGAAGGGCGCTTCGACCCGGCGACGCGCCAGGCGATCACCGTCGGCGACGGCTCGGTGTACCTCCCGATCAACCCCGGTGGCGGCAACGAGACGGCGCTGTCGGCGTTCGACGCCGCCACGGGCGAGCGCCAGTGGCGCGTGGTCGTCGCCCGGCTGTCTGGAACGCCTGTGCTCGCCGACGGGCTGTTGTACTACGGCGACGGGGGCGGTGTCGCCGCACACGCGGCGGCCGACGGCAGCCGACAGTTCCGGACGGACGTCGACGGCGCGGCGGCGCTCGGGACGCCCGCGATCGACGACGACGCGCTGTACGTCGTCGGCGACGGGACCGTCTACGCGCTGGGAGGGACGTAG